From the genome of Terriglobales bacterium, one region includes:
- a CDS encoding acyl-CoA dehydrogenase family protein, with the protein GCAEMSNVEYGLVMQEMERGDSGVRSFASVQSALVMYPIHTFGSDEQKNKWLPALQKGEAIGCFGLTEPDAGSNPAAMRTRARRDGDGYILNGEKMWITSGSIAQVAVIWAKNEEEDGKIRGFLVETDRPGFRAADVHGKWSLRASVTSSLSLQDVKIPACNLLPKSDGLKSPLMCLNQARYGIAWGAVGAAMACYDTALQYAGFRKQFHDQPIASHQLVQEKLVWMINEITKGQLLALQVGRLKDQGKARPQHISMAKRNNVWMALECARMARDILGANGIADEYPVFRHMANLESVKTYEGTHDVHTLIIGNSITGIDAF; encoded by the coding sequence GGCTGCGCCGAGATGTCGAACGTGGAATACGGCCTGGTGATGCAGGAGATGGAGCGCGGCGACAGCGGCGTGCGCTCCTTTGCCAGCGTGCAATCGGCGCTGGTGATGTACCCGATCCACACCTTCGGCAGCGACGAGCAGAAGAACAAGTGGCTGCCGGCGCTGCAAAAAGGCGAAGCCATCGGTTGTTTCGGCCTCACCGAACCTGACGCCGGTTCCAACCCGGCAGCGATGCGCACGCGCGCGCGGCGCGATGGAGATGGTTACATCCTGAATGGCGAAAAGATGTGGATCACCTCCGGCTCGATCGCGCAGGTGGCGGTCATCTGGGCAAAGAACGAGGAGGAAGATGGCAAGATCCGCGGATTCCTGGTGGAAACGGACCGTCCCGGCTTCCGCGCCGCCGACGTGCACGGCAAGTGGTCGCTGCGCGCCAGCGTCACCTCCAGCCTGTCACTGCAGGACGTCAAGATTCCCGCCTGCAACCTGCTGCCCAAGAGCGACGGCCTGAAATCTCCGCTGATGTGCCTGAACCAGGCGCGCTACGGCATCGCCTGGGGGGCGGTCGGTGCGGCCATGGCCTGCTACGATACGGCGCTGCAGTATGCCGGATTCCGCAAGCAGTTCCACGATCAACCCATCGCTTCTCACCAACTGGTGCAAGAGAAGCTGGTGTGGATGATCAACGAGATCACCAAGGGACAACTGCTGGCGCTGCAGGTAGGCCGCCTGAAGGACCAGGGCAAGGCGCGGCCGCAACACATCTCCATGGCGAAGCGCAACAACGTGTGGATGGCGCTGGAATGCGCCCGCATGGCGCGCGACATCCTGGGCGCCAACGGGATCGCCGACGAGTATCCCGTCTTCCGCCACATGGCGAACCTGGAATCGGTAAAGACCTACGAGGGCACGCACGACGTCCACA